The Planktothrix tepida PCC 9214 genomic interval CCCCATTAAAGAGGATTAAAAAAATGACTTCTAGTTTTAACTTTAAAGAAAACACCAATGTCTCCCTCACCGGTGTTTACAGAAGTTCCGTCACCACAGCCGACTTTGACTCTGATGGTGACACCGACATTCTGCTCACGGGCTACGATAGTTTTAATAACCCCATCAGCCAAATCTATAGCAACAACGGCAGTGG includes:
- a CDS encoding FG-GAP repeat protein encodes the protein MTSSFNFKENTNVSLTGVYRSSVTTADFDSDGDTDILLTGYDSFNNPISQIYSNNGSG